In a single window of the Micromonospora inositola genome:
- a CDS encoding homoserine dehydrogenase codes for MTSPVRVALLGCGTVGSDVVRLLHEQSADLAARIGAPLEIAGIAVRRVGRDRGDLPVDPALFTTDPLGLIKRDDVDIVVEVVGGIEPARGWLVEALRAGKSVVTANKALLAEDGATLHDAAAEGGADLYYEASVAGAIPLLRPLRESLHGDRINRVTGIVNGTTNFILSAMDATGAGFAEALEEATELGYAEADPTADVEGFDAAAKAAILASLAFHTRVTAADVHREGITEVTAADVASAKAMGCTIKLLCIAARNTDPAGRESVSVRVHPAMIPLTHPLASVGDAFNAVFVEAEAAGQLMFYGRGAGGAPTASAVLGDVVAVARNRLAGVHAASESAYADLAVRPMGEALTRYHISLDVADRPGVLEAVAGVFARHEVSIATVRQGPAGGGPAGRGEDAELVIVTHVAPDAALAATVRALRGLEIVRSVTSVLRVEGGA; via the coding sequence ATGACCTCACCTGTCCGCGTGGCGCTGCTCGGCTGCGGCACCGTCGGCAGCGACGTGGTACGGCTGCTGCACGAGCAGTCGGCCGACCTCGCCGCCCGGATCGGCGCCCCGCTGGAGATCGCCGGGATCGCCGTCCGCCGGGTCGGCCGCGACCGCGGCGACCTGCCGGTCGACCCCGCCCTGTTCACCACCGACCCGCTCGGGCTGATCAAGCGGGACGACGTGGACATCGTGGTGGAGGTCGTCGGCGGCATCGAGCCGGCCCGCGGCTGGCTGGTCGAGGCGCTGCGCGCCGGAAAGAGCGTGGTCACCGCCAACAAGGCGCTGCTCGCCGAGGACGGTGCGACGCTGCACGACGCCGCCGCCGAGGGCGGCGCCGACCTCTACTACGAGGCCTCCGTCGCCGGGGCGATCCCGCTGCTGCGCCCGCTGCGCGAATCGCTGCACGGCGACCGGATCAACCGGGTCACCGGCATCGTCAACGGCACCACCAACTTCATCCTCTCCGCGATGGACGCCACCGGCGCCGGCTTCGCCGAGGCGCTGGAGGAGGCCACCGAGCTGGGGTACGCCGAGGCGGACCCGACGGCGGACGTGGAGGGCTTCGACGCCGCCGCCAAGGCCGCCATCCTCGCCTCGCTCGCCTTCCACACCCGGGTCACCGCGGCCGACGTGCACCGTGAGGGCATCACCGAGGTGACCGCGGCCGACGTGGCCAGCGCCAAGGCGATGGGCTGCACGATCAAGCTGCTCTGCATCGCCGCCCGCAACACCGACCCGGCGGGCCGGGAGTCGGTCAGCGTCCGGGTGCACCCGGCGATGATCCCGCTGACCCATCCGCTCGCGAGCGTCGGCGACGCGTTCAACGCGGTCTTCGTCGAGGCCGAGGCGGCCGGGCAGCTGATGTTCTACGGCCGGGGCGCGGGCGGCGCGCCGACCGCCAGCGCCGTCCTCGGCGACGTGGTGGCGGTGGCCCGTAACCGGCTCGCCGGGGTGCACGCGGCCAGCGAGTCGGCGTACGCCGACCTGGCGGTGCGGCCGATGGGCGAGGCGCTGACCCGCTACCACATCAGCCTCGACGTGGCCGACCGTCCCGGCGTGCTGGAGGCGGTGGCCGGGGTGTTCGCCCGGCACGAGGTCTCCATCGCCACGGTGCGGCAGGGTCCGGCGGGTGGGGGCCCGGCCGGCCGGGGCGAGGACGCCGAACTGGTCATCGTCACGCACGTCGCGCCGGACGCCGCGCTCGCGGCCACCGTCCGCGCGCTGCGAGGGCTGGAGATCGTCCGCTCGGTGACCAGCGTGCTGCGGGTCGAAGGCGGGGCGTAG
- the argS gene encoding arginine--tRNA ligase, which produces MTPAELAEVVLSAAHAVFIDRGLDPSALPAQTVVERPRNPEHGDYASTLALQLSKKVGVPPRELAAALAERLGRAPGIKSVEIAGPGFLNIRLDAAAAGQLAKVIVEAGPEYGRSDTLAGQKINLEFVSANPTGPVHIGGVRWAAVGDALSRLLRTTGAEVGTEYYFNDAGSQIDRFARSLLAAAKGEPAPEDGYGGAYIAEIAVEVVKRRPDVLELDDAAAQEVFRVEGVALMFEEIKSSLRDFGVEFDTYFNEKDLHDRGELEQALARLREQGHVFEAEGATWLRTTDFGDDKDRVLRKSNGEWTYFAADCAYYLDKRERGFERVVIMLGADHHGYLGRMKAMAACFGDDPERNLEILIGQLVNLVRDGAPVRMSKRAGTVVTLEDLVDAIGVDAARYALARYSSDSPIDIDVELWTRATRDNPVYYVQYVAARTASVGRNAAEVGLTRGDAAHFHAELLSHEKENELLKALAEFPAVVASAAELRGPHLVARYLERLAGAYHRFYDNCRILPRGDEEVTDLHRARLWLNDATRVVIANGLRLLGVSAPERM; this is translated from the coding sequence GTGACTCCCGCAGAACTCGCCGAGGTCGTCCTCTCCGCAGCCCACGCCGTCTTCATCGACCGGGGGCTGGATCCGTCCGCGCTGCCCGCGCAGACCGTCGTCGAGCGACCCCGCAACCCCGAGCACGGCGACTACGCCTCGACGCTGGCGCTGCAGCTCAGCAAGAAGGTGGGCGTACCCCCGCGGGAGCTGGCCGCCGCCCTGGCCGAGCGGCTCGGCCGGGCGCCCGGCATCAAGTCGGTGGAGATCGCCGGCCCGGGCTTCCTGAACATCCGGCTCGACGCGGCCGCCGCCGGGCAGCTCGCCAAGGTGATCGTCGAGGCCGGCCCGGAGTACGGCCGCAGCGACACCCTCGCCGGTCAGAAGATCAACCTGGAGTTCGTCTCGGCGAACCCGACCGGACCGGTGCACATCGGCGGGGTTCGCTGGGCGGCCGTCGGCGACGCGCTCAGCCGGCTGCTCCGCACCACCGGGGCGGAGGTCGGCACCGAGTACTACTTCAACGACGCCGGCTCCCAGATCGACCGGTTCGCCCGGTCGCTGCTCGCCGCCGCCAAGGGCGAGCCGGCCCCGGAGGACGGCTACGGCGGGGCGTACATCGCGGAGATCGCCGTCGAGGTGGTCAAGCGCCGGCCGGACGTGCTGGAGCTGGACGACGCCGCCGCCCAGGAGGTGTTCCGGGTGGAGGGCGTCGCGCTGATGTTCGAGGAGATCAAGTCCTCGCTGCGCGACTTCGGCGTCGAGTTCGACACCTACTTCAACGAGAAGGATCTGCACGACCGGGGCGAGCTGGAGCAGGCGCTGGCCCGGCTGCGTGAGCAGGGGCACGTCTTCGAGGCCGAGGGCGCGACCTGGCTGCGCACCACCGACTTCGGCGACGACAAGGACCGGGTGCTGCGCAAGTCCAACGGCGAGTGGACGTACTTCGCCGCCGACTGCGCGTACTACCTGGACAAGCGCGAGCGCGGTTTCGAGCGCGTGGTGATCATGCTGGGTGCCGACCACCACGGCTACCTCGGCCGGATGAAGGCGATGGCCGCCTGCTTCGGCGACGACCCGGAGCGCAACCTGGAGATCCTCATCGGCCAGCTGGTCAACCTGGTCCGCGACGGCGCGCCGGTGCGGATGAGCAAGCGGGCCGGCACCGTGGTCACCCTGGAGGACCTGGTCGACGCGATCGGCGTGGACGCCGCCCGGTACGCGCTGGCCCGCTACTCCAGCGACTCGCCGATCGACATCGACGTGGAGCTGTGGACCCGGGCCACCCGCGACAACCCGGTCTACTACGTGCAGTACGTCGCGGCCCGGACCGCCAGCGTGGGGCGCAACGCCGCCGAAGTGGGGCTGACCCGGGGCGACGCCGCCCACTTCCACGCCGAGCTGCTCTCCCACGAGAAGGAGAACGAGCTGCTCAAGGCGCTCGCCGAGTTTCCCGCGGTGGTCGCCTCCGCGGCGGAGCTGCGCGGGCCGCACCTGGTCGCCCGCTATCTGGAGCGGTTGGCCGGGGCGTACCACCGGTTCTACGACAACTGCCGGATCCTGCCGCGGGGCGACGAGGAGGTCACCGACCTGCACCGGGCCCGGCTCTGGCTGAACGACGCCACCCGGGTGGTCATCGCCAACGGCCTGCGCCTGCTCGGCGTCTCCGCCCCGGAGAGGATGTAG
- the lysA gene encoding diaminopimelate decarboxylase: protein MRAHEAGALHGDIGSRPPWLRPPGDVNALVPQLWPRNVTRAADGALAVGGLGVREIAAEYGTPVYVLDEDDLRSRCREFRAAFPDADVYYAGKAFLCRAVVRMIAEEGMFLDVCTGGELATALSAGMPPERIGFHGNNKSVTELSRALDAGVGRIILDSFIEIDRLTALARERGVRPGVLIRVTVGVEAHTHEFIATAHEDQKFGFSLAGGAAAAAAFKVIDEDVLDLRGLHSHIGSQIFDASGFEVSARRVLGLQAQIRDARGVELPELDLGGGFGIAYTTQDDPAAPHDLAKRLRKIVDGECAAEKLAVPHLSIEPGRAIVGPAVFTLYQVGTVKDVDGIRTYVSVDGGMSDNIRTALYDASYSATLANRASAAEPLLARVVGKHCESGDIVVKDEFLPADVQAGDLVAVPGTGAYCRSMASNYNHVPRPPVVAVREGRARLIVRRETEEDLLALDVG, encoded by the coding sequence ATGCGTGCTCATGAAGCCGGTGCCCTGCACGGTGACATCGGCAGCCGGCCGCCCTGGCTGCGCCCGCCGGGCGACGTCAACGCCCTGGTGCCGCAGCTCTGGCCGCGGAACGTGACCCGGGCCGCCGACGGCGCGCTCGCCGTCGGCGGGCTCGGCGTCCGCGAGATCGCGGCCGAGTACGGCACCCCGGTGTACGTCCTCGACGAGGACGACCTGCGGTCGCGCTGCCGGGAGTTCCGGGCCGCCTTCCCGGACGCGGACGTCTACTACGCCGGCAAGGCGTTCCTCTGTCGCGCGGTGGTCCGGATGATCGCCGAGGAGGGCATGTTCCTCGACGTCTGCACCGGCGGCGAGCTGGCCACCGCGCTGTCGGCCGGGATGCCGCCGGAGCGGATCGGCTTCCACGGCAACAACAAGTCCGTGACCGAGCTGAGCCGGGCCCTGGACGCCGGGGTGGGCCGGATCATCCTCGACTCGTTCATCGAGATCGACCGGCTCACCGCGCTGGCCCGCGAGCGCGGCGTACGCCCCGGGGTGCTGATCCGGGTGACGGTCGGCGTGGAGGCGCACACCCACGAGTTCATCGCCACCGCGCACGAGGACCAGAAGTTCGGCTTCTCCCTCGCCGGCGGGGCGGCCGCCGCCGCGGCCTTCAAGGTCATCGACGAGGACGTGCTGGACCTGCGCGGGCTGCACTCACACATCGGCTCGCAGATCTTCGACGCCAGCGGCTTCGAGGTGTCCGCGCGGCGGGTGCTCGGCCTCCAGGCGCAGATCCGCGACGCCCGTGGGGTGGAGCTGCCCGAGCTGGACCTGGGCGGCGGCTTCGGCATCGCCTACACCACGCAGGACGACCCGGCCGCGCCGCACGACCTGGCCAAGCGGCTCCGCAAGATCGTGGACGGGGAGTGCGCGGCCGAGAAGCTGGCCGTGCCGCACCTCTCCATCGAGCCCGGCCGGGCCATCGTCGGCCCCGCCGTGTTCACCCTCTACCAGGTCGGCACGGTCAAGGACGTCGACGGGATCCGGACGTACGTGAGCGTGGACGGCGGGATGAGCGACAACATCCGCACCGCGCTTTACGACGCGTCGTACTCGGCGACGCTGGCCAACCGGGCGTCGGCGGCGGAGCCGCTGCTCGCCCGCGTGGTGGGAAAGCACTGTGAGTCCGGGGACATCGTGGTGAAGGATGAATTCCTGCCCGCCGACGTGCAGGCCGGAGATCTTGTCGCGGTGCCCGGCACCGGGGCGTACTGCCGGAGCATGGCCAGCAACTACAACCATGTCCCGCGGCCCCCGGTCGTCGCCGTCCGCGAGGGTCGGGCGCGTCTGATCGTCCGGCGGGAGACCGAAGAAGACCTGCTCGCATTGGATGTCGGATGA